The DNA sequence TACCGTGCATAAACATGTTCATACGTGCAATGGCAGAGGTAATGAGGTTAATTTCTTGTCCGTATAGTTTCAACGTACGGTATTCCTTACCTTCATCCTTTAAATGCAAAGCACAGTTCAATAACAAACCACCAGAACCACAGGTAGGATCATATACCGATTCACCTGGTTGAGGGTCCATGATTTTGGTCATAAGCGTTACTACTGTTCTGTTCGTATAAAACTCTGCTGCAGTGTGCCCGCTATCATCTGCAAACTCTTTAATGAGGTATTCGTAGGCGTTTCCTAGTTTATCATCAGGTATATTGCTTAAGCTCAGTTTGTGTTGCGAGTAATGCTCAATAAGATTAGTGAGCGTTTCGTCACTCAGACGATTTTTGTTGGTCCAAGAAGCATCACCAAAAATTCCATATAAGGTATCTGGATTAGCCTTTTCAATAGCACGCATGGCATCTTGTAAGGCCACCCCTACATTTACGGTTGTTTCTCTTACATCTTTCCAATGCGCACCTTCAGGCACTTGAAAATGGTGGTGCTCTGCAAATGCAGCATATTCCATATCGCCATCACTTTCCGTTAAGGCATTTTCAAACTCTTCATCGTATACATCACAGATACGCTTGAAGAATAGTAATGGAAAAATATACTGCTTATAATCTCCTGCGTCTATGGTGCCACGCAATTGGGTAGCTGCCCCCCAGAGGTATTTTTCTAATTCTTTTTGGGTCATACTATATAAATTCCTTTAGAATCATTTTGAACTTTTCTTCAGCTTCCAAACTATCGTTCCAAGCTTGTTTCAAATCCGCTAATGCCTCCTCCACACTTGGTAGATTGTCCTCAATAATCTTCTCTACATACAAAGGGATATTGAGGTTGAAATCGTTTTCTACTAAATCCGCTTTAGAAGCTACCTTTACATAGTTCTCCACATCTTCAAAAGCATTGTACCAATCAAAAATTTGATTCACATGCTCTGGTTTGAGGTGGTTCTGCGCTCTACCCACACGTATCTGGTCTGAAGCATCAATAAATAAGACTTTCTCTTTTTTGCTAGCTTCTTTTTCTTTTTTGAAGACCATTACGCAAGCTGCTAGTTGTGTGCCGTAAAAGATATTGGGACCTAGACCTATTACCGCCTCTAGTATATCTTGCTCTAGTAAAGCTTTTCTAATTTTTCCCTCAGCGCCTTTTCTAAACAATGCTCCATGCGGTAGCACTACCGTCATTCTTCCAGAATCGTTCATGGATTTAATCATGTGCTGTACCCAAGCCATGTCACCGTTCCCTTTAGGTGGAACACCAGCAATATTTCTTCCATAAGGATCATTGGTCCAGTTTTCGGCTCCCCATTCTTTTAGCGAGAAAGGCGGGTTTGCAATCACACAATCAAACGTTTTCAATCCATCTGCCTCAAAAAAGGCAGGATTTCTAAGGGTGTCTCCTCGTTGAATTTGAAAGTCTTCAATTCCGTGTAAGAACATGTTCATTCTGGCAATGGAGCTTGAAGTCAAATTCTTCTCTTGCCCAAAAAGCTTTAGTGTCCTATAATCTTCCTTGGCATCTTTTAAATGATCTACGCATTCCAGTAGCATTCCACCAGTACCGCAAGCAGGATCATAAATAGTTTCCCCCTCATGAGGGTCAAGGATTAGCCCTAACAAATGAACTACTGAACGCGGGGTATAAAATTCTCCTGCTTTTTTATTGGTTAAATCTGCAAAATGCTTGATTAAGTATTCGTAAGAATTACCAAGCAGGTCAGCATCTACATTGCTATTGCATAAATCATATTGAGAGAAATGCTCGATTAGGTCAACCAGCAATCTATCCGATAACTTATTCTTATTGCTCCATTGTGCATCTCCAAAAATGCCATACAAGAATTCTTGATTTGCTTGTTCAATTCCTCTTAGGGCTTGTTCAATAGCTAACCCCATATTGGTTGTTGTCTCACGCACATCTTTCCAATGGCACTCCTCTGGAATAACAAAGCGGTGAAATTCTGGAAGATTGGCGTATTCTACATCTCCATCAGATTCCTCCAGCGCCATCTGATACTCTTCATCGTATACATCCGATATTCTTTTAAAGAAAAGTAATGGAAAAATGTACACCTTAAAATCCGAAGCGTCTACTGGACCTTTTAGAATCCAGGCAGCCTTGGAGAGGTATTGCTCTAATTGTGATAATGTAATTTTTTCTTTTTTCATTGTCTTATGTCGGCATAATAAATTCACGCACATTTACCTCTAGAATACGTGCGATTTCATTCAGTACTTCCAAGCGCGGCTGGTGTCTATTTTGTACATCAGCATTCACCAAGTTGTAGCTCTTTCTTAGTTTTTCAGCTAAAAAAGTCTGCTAGATTCCTTTTTCTTCTAGTACTTTTCTTAATTCTGTCATTTAGTTTCAGAATTGGAAAGGATAAATTTAAGAATTTAGATTTAATATATCGTATTTCGTGATTTAAAACGCTTGAAATACCTAGTAGGATGGTGTTGGGGAAGTGAAAGCTCGTTTGCTGCGGAGACACTGAGCAGAAAATTTGCTTGAACATGGGATTGGGTTTTTACTGGAATGGCATACAACGGTTTGGCTATATGCAGTGCCACGTAAGGCATTGTGTAATAGGTTTTGTTAGCCACCGCTTTATTTATTCCTATTTGAAGGACTCCATCCCCCCTACCCCTACATAGGCTCATACTTCAACACCACCTCATCCTCCAATTCCTAATCTTCACTCAAAAGCGGCAGATTTTCCCTCTGAAAAAATGAGGGGATTGAGAATTCATTCTTCCTCTTTTATGAGGATGCCATGCTTGAGGCAATACGCCTCGATCTTATCACTATCCTTCAAGAAAGGATCACAAAATTTCCCAAATGCCTCTTCTTCATATTTGAGTTGCCGACCTTCCACATCGAGTAGTTGGGCTGAGAAATCCAGAAACTCTCGGAAGCCTTCATTCACATGGCAGATCTTGTCCATCGTGGTTGGGTCCAGGTCGCGATAGGATGCGGGAAACAAGATCTCAGAGGTGAATACGTCTGCACTCAGCTGAATAACGCCAATTCCGAAGGAGCGATTGAGGCGCTCCAATTCCGGCAAGATGCTGGAAGCAAAGTCAAAGGCGACCAAATAGCCGAAATTGGCCCAGCTGGAATTGGAGACTGCCTGAAAGTAATATTGCTTGAGTTCGGAATCTGTTTGGATTTCCTTCTTGATTTCGTAGGAAGAAAGATTGAGGAGGCTGGAAGGATCGGTAGACTTTAGAAACTTGCGGGAGCTTTTGTGCTTGAGGTCCAGAAACTGAACACCCACCATATCCGGATGAATCCACTTCTGGTTGCGATCCCGGCTGTTTCTCGACGTCTCGTGCAGAATGGTTTTGGACTTGATCTCCCGAGTTTCCAAAAAGGAACTGAGCAAGAGATGCAGGTCTCTTTCCTTGTAGGAGGGTAGCGATTGAGGCTTTATTCCGTTTTTCTCTGCTTCCCCTAAATCTGATTCTCCGCTACTGACTTTCTCGCTGATTTCCTTGTTTTGTGTGAGGTAGTATCTCAACTTCTTGTCACTTCCTTTAAATCGAGAAACTCTACTATCCTTGTTTCGAATAAATTCTCCCAATAATGCAGAAACGGTAGCCATTGGGGTTTTGGCTAATCCGAAATCATAATACCCGTTCGCCATTATATGATCAAAGACCTGCTTGTAGGTCATCGGATTGTTGGTATCCTGCAGGGATCTCAGCGCAGCTTCTTTGATGGTTTTGGGTTGTGGAATGGCCATTGGGCTTTAAATTAATTCGGTCATAAAAATAGAAAGAATATCAGTTTAATTCTACGCTTCGACACATTCTGACCTTCGCCATGTGAAGGGGGTTCCACTCCCAGGCATGGGGATGCGCGCATACAGTGCATGGGATTGGTGTTCGAGAAGATTTGGGAGGGTCTTTGAAGGTTGGGGTTTGGGATCGGGGTTTGAGCTTGGAGGGAGGATGCCCTGCGGGCGCCCAACTAAGGTGTCGTCCCGAACGCACATGGCCATGGCCTATGCGATGGCGGGCGATTCAGGATCTGGGGAGCTAGCCGGGCATACGTTTCTGCCAAGATTCTGAATAAATCTCCGGCGCACGGGGCAATCCTTCGGATTTTTCAGAATGACATGTGGGGAGGGGCTGGGCATGCATGCGCGGGCTTGGGCCGGGCTTTGAAAAACCCGTCTGTGGGATGTCGTCCTTACAGGACTTGGAGGGATGATGCCCTGGGGGCGCCCAACCAAGGTGTCATCCTGAACGCACATGGCCATGGCCTATGCGATGGCGGGCGATTCAGGATCTGGGGAGCAGGCCGGGCATACGTTTCTGCCAAGATTCTGAATAAATCTCCGGCGCACGGGGCAATCCTTCGGATTTTTCAGAATGACATGTGGGTGGGGGGTTGGGCATGCATGCGCGGGCTTGAGGCCGGGCTTTGAAAAACCCGGCTGTGGGATGTCGTCCCTACAGGACTTGGAGGGATGATGCCCCGAAGAAAAAGGCCCGCGGGGCAGCTAGGATGCTCCTTTTCAGTAGGGAGCCCATGAAAGGCTCCCCTACTGAAAAGGACAAGTCTCGGCAGGCACGAGGCTTGAGATCCCGCATAAATTTCCCCACCCGCAGGTGCCACCGCGTCGAAATTTTGCGGGATGAGGCATTTTTTTTGTTTGGCATTCATGCAGGCGCTCAGGAGATCCCCGATCGGCGCCTTCGCGGCAAGCCGAGGCCATTGCCGTTGGGAATGACGGGATGGGTTTAGATAGATTGGCCAAAAGCCCATTTACAGATGCAGTATCCGAGCAAAAGATCCTATTTGTGCGCTGAGGTTTTGGTTGGAGCCAGGGAAGGAAATGTGAGATTGGTATGCCCAAATGAGCATTTTCTGACGCAGGAACCGGGCAAAAGATCCAGCAAATGTGCGGAGGGCCTGCGGCGGCGTGATGGGCCTGGAGTGGCCGACTTCAGGAGGAGTCTCGGATCTGGAGGCGGCGATATCTCGCCTCCAGATCCGAGACCGAGCGCCAGCGAGCACGGAAGGGCCAGACCCCGCGACATGACTGCCAAGGGGCACTTACCAGCCAGAATCGCGGGGGCACGCCCAAATCATGACTAGATTCTACGCCTACCTTAAAACTTTCAGTGCATCATATATTCGCATTTAACATCTGATTATCAGCATGTTAAATACCCAAAAGGGTTGCATCTGATCCGGATATTTGACAAATTCATATAACCATTATTCGTCATATCATGGATTCAGAAGCCTTGACACACCAAATCCGCTGGGAAACGCTGCTCGCCGAGGTAGCAGCCGCCATGAATGACCCCAGCGCCTCCTATGCACTCGATCTAGAGACCTATGAAGTGGTCCCACTTGCCAGTGATGTTCGTCTTTCGCCGCCTGTTTCTTTGGATGAGGAAGAGGAAGAGTTGGATGTTTTCCCTGAATGGGTGCAAGAATCCGGCCCTGCCTCGGTGATGGAATCTCATGAACCTGATCGGT is a window from the Pontibacter sp. G13 genome containing:
- a CDS encoding class I SAM-dependent DNA methyltransferase; protein product: MKKEKITLSQLEQYLSKAAWILKGPVDASDFKVYIFPLLFFKRISDVYDEEYQMALEESDGDVEYANLPEFHRFVIPEECHWKDVRETTTNMGLAIEQALRGIEQANQEFLYGIFGDAQWSNKNKLSDRLLVDLIEHFSQYDLCNSNVDADLLGNSYEYLIKHFADLTNKKAGEFYTPRSVVHLLGLILDPHEGETIYDPACGTGGMLLECVDHLKDAKEDYRTLKLFGQEKNLTSSSIARMNMFLHGIEDFQIQRGDTLRNPAFFEADGLKTFDCVIANPPFSLKEWGAENWTNDPYGRNIAGVPPKGNGDMAWVQHMIKSMNDSGRMTVVLPHGALFRKGAEGKIRKALLEQDILEAVIGLGPNIFYGTQLAACVMVFKKEKEASKKEKVLFIDASDQIRVGRAQNHLKPEHVNQIFDWYNAFEDVENYVKVASKADLVENDFNLNIPLYVEKIIEDNLPSVEEALADLKQAWNDSLEAEEKFKMILKEFI
- a CDS encoding HTH domain-containing protein, with protein sequence MAIPQPKTIKEAALRSLQDTNNPMTYKQVFDHIMANGYYDFGLAKTPMATVSALLGEFIRNKDSRVSRFKGSDKKLRYYLTQNKEISEKVSSGESDLGEAEKNGIKPQSLPSYKERDLHLLLSSFLETREIKSKTILHETSRNSRDRNQKWIHPDMVGVQFLDLKHKSSRKFLKSTDPSSLLNLSSYEIKKEIQTDSELKQYYFQAVSNSSWANFGYLVAFDFASSILPELERLNRSFGIGVIQLSADVFTSEILFPASYRDLDPTTMDKICHVNEGFREFLDFSAQLLDVEGRQLKYEEEAFGKFCDPFLKDSDKIEAYCLKHGILIKEEE